In one Grus americana isolate bGruAme1 chromosome 1, bGruAme1.mat, whole genome shotgun sequence genomic region, the following are encoded:
- the MID1IP1 gene encoding mid1-interacting protein 1 produces the protein MMQICDSYSQKYSLFNAMNRFIGAVNNMDQTVMVPSLLRDVPLLLEELDAAGAVCPQRDAALPPGDPGAYFSRRDMYSHYMLLKSIRNDIEWGVVQPPAGEEAARKKDKLGGGPAEEGDGEEDLEKQFHYHLSGLHSVLSKLTRKANVLTNRYKQEIGFSSWGQ, from the coding sequence ATGATGCAGATCTGCGACTCGTACAGCCAGAAGTATTCCCTTTTCAACGCCATGAACCGCTTCATCGGCGCCGTCAATAACATGGACCAGACGGTGATGGTGCCCAGCCTGCTGCGCGATGTGCcgctgctgctggaagagctggaCGCGGCCGGTGCCGTCTGCCCGCAGCGGGACGCCGCCCTGCCGCCCGGCGACCCCGGCGCCTATTTCTCCCGCAGGGACATGTACAGCCACTACATGCTGCTCAAATCCATCCGCAACGACATCGAGTGGGGCGTGGTGCAGCCGCCGGCGGGCGAGGAGGCGGCCCGCAAGAAGGACAAGCTGGGCGGCGGGCCCGCCGAGGAGGGCGATGGGGAGGAGGACCTGGAGAAGCAGTTCCACTACCACCTCAGCGGACTGCACTCGGTCCTCTCCAAGCTCACCCGCAAGGCCAACGTCCTCACCAACAGATACAAGCAGGAGATCGGTTTCAGCAGCTGGGGGCAGTGA